In Methanosarcina siciliae T4/M, one genomic interval encodes:
- a CDS encoding MBL fold metallo-hydrolase encodes MIFERIKSEGLAHLSYLIGSGDEAIVIDPRRDCQVYFDLARSKGMTIKYIFETHRNEDYVIGSLELEKLTGAGIYHGSGVDFKYGNIIKKDGQEFGFGALKLTAMHTPGHTDESMSYALTDPDAGKEPIMVFTGDALFVGDVGRTDLYGPEEAPRLAANLYDSIFNKILPLGDGVILCPAHGAGSLCGGMISDREYSTLGLERIQNPVLQKTEKEEFVKFKLEESLEFPPYFKKMEKYNLQGPPLLQGLPVPKLLSPEEFKTEIEKGAVVVDTRMPHSFGGAHIKGSYSIWLGGLPSFAGWMLPSDKPILLVLEEKEQLETAVRYLVRLGYDNIRGFLNGGIAAWYMEALQIDSFNLISVHDLKARIEKDEEIVILDVRSNEEWEAGHIEGARHIYVGHVEDNLDKIPKECPIVVYCGSARRSNIAASILKKHGYNKVYNVLGSMVAWKSAGYEVVK; translated from the coding sequence ATGATATTTGAGCGGATTAAGTCTGAGGGATTGGCTCACCTTTCTTATCTCATCGGCTCGGGAGATGAAGCCATTGTTATCGATCCTCGGAGAGACTGTCAGGTCTATTTCGATCTTGCCAGAAGCAAGGGAATGACAATAAAATACATCTTTGAAACCCACCGGAACGAAGACTATGTAATTGGTTCTCTTGAACTGGAAAAGCTCACGGGTGCAGGAATTTATCACGGTTCCGGAGTGGATTTCAAATACGGAAACATTATAAAAAAGGATGGGCAGGAATTCGGTTTTGGGGCATTGAAACTGACTGCTATGCATACTCCGGGACACACCGACGAAAGCATGTCCTATGCTCTCACGGACCCTGATGCCGGCAAAGAACCGATAATGGTTTTCACAGGCGATGCCCTGTTCGTGGGGGATGTGGGAAGAACCGATCTTTACGGTCCGGAAGAAGCTCCCAGGCTGGCAGCAAACCTTTATGATAGCATTTTTAACAAAATACTTCCGCTCGGAGACGGAGTAATACTCTGCCCGGCACATGGAGCGGGTTCACTTTGCGGAGGCATGATCTCTGATAGGGAATACAGTACCCTGGGCCTGGAAAGAATCCAGAACCCCGTTCTACAGAAGACTGAAAAAGAAGAGTTTGTAAAGTTCAAGCTTGAGGAGAGCCTCGAATTTCCGCCTTACTTTAAGAAAATGGAGAAGTACAATCTGCAGGGTCCTCCCCTACTGCAAGGACTGCCGGTTCCGAAACTGCTTTCTCCTGAAGAATTCAAAACAGAGATAGAGAAAGGAGCCGTGGTTGTAGATACACGCATGCCCCACTCGTTTGGTGGAGCCCATATAAAGGGTTCGTACAGCATCTGGCTGGGAGGTCTGCCTTCCTTTGCAGGCTGGATGCTCCCCTCCGACAAGCCCATCCTTCTGGTACTCGAAGAAAAAGAGCAGCTGGAAACTGCTGTCAGATACCTGGTCAGGCTGGGGTATGACAATATAAGAGGTTTTCTGAACGGCGGAATTGCAGCCTGGTATATGGAAGCCCTGCAAATTGACAGTTTTAATCTCATATCCGTCCACGACCTGAAGGCCAGAATCGAAAAAGACGAGGAAATTGTGATCCTGGATGTCAGGAGCAACGAGGAGTGGGAAGCCGGACACATCGAAGGGGCCAGGCACATATATGTCGGACATGTGGAAGATAACCTGGACAAAATTCCAAAAGAGTGTCCGATAGTTGTCTACTGCGGCAGTGCCAGGCGTTCCAATATAGCAGCTTCAATTTTGAAAAAGCACGGTTATAACAAAGTATACAATGTCCTTGGAAGCATGGTTGCGTGGAAGAGCGCAGGGTATGAAGTCGTAAAATAA
- a CDS encoding DUF1015 domain-containing protein, producing the protein MILHVPHIILQEANWKEWAVIACDQHTQDMEYWKRVEEFVGDTPSTLNLIYPEIYLPLDENRVNKIHEAMRNYRTFLVDHGPCFILVKREVAGSERTGLVVAVDLEGYEYDGSESFIRPTEKTIKERLPARVKIRENAELELTHVLVLYDDPDFSVLPRNTADPVYEENKVYDFDLMEDGGHIRGFKISDEKTIEEISEKIQALGTLLVGDGNHSLAAAKSFWEKIKGTVPDNHPARYALVELVNLHDPGLTFEPIHRIVRGVDPEELLKRFNARIIESSAGDPTTWLSDISHSIGFITKDRRGVLVFDDPKHDLEVETLDEVIDAYPVEYEHDPEVVEKLGKEPASVGFFLPALKRSEFFALIKKKGILPRKSFSLGKENEKRYYIEARRIMQ; encoded by the coding sequence ATGATATTACACGTTCCTCACATTATTCTCCAGGAGGCTAACTGGAAAGAATGGGCAGTAATTGCCTGTGACCAGCATACTCAGGATATGGAGTACTGGAAAAGAGTAGAAGAATTTGTTGGAGATACCCCCTCCACTCTTAATTTAATTTATCCTGAAATCTATCTTCCTTTAGATGAAAATAGAGTGAATAAGATTCATGAAGCGATGCGCAATTACAGGACTTTTCTTGTTGATCACGGTCCCTGCTTTATTCTTGTAAAGCGTGAGGTCGCAGGGAGTGAAAGGACAGGTCTGGTCGTTGCGGTCGACCTGGAAGGGTACGAGTATGACGGATCCGAATCCTTTATCAGGCCGACTGAAAAAACAATCAAAGAAAGGCTTCCTGCACGAGTGAAAATAAGAGAAAATGCCGAACTTGAACTTACTCATGTCCTTGTTTTATATGATGACCCGGACTTTTCCGTTTTGCCCAGAAACACAGCTGATCCTGTTTATGAAGAAAATAAGGTTTATGATTTTGACCTGATGGAAGACGGCGGTCATATCAGAGGCTTTAAGATAAGCGACGAAAAGACAATTGAGGAAATTTCTGAAAAAATTCAGGCGCTTGGGACCCTCCTGGTCGGAGACGGAAACCACAGCCTTGCCGCAGCAAAGAGTTTCTGGGAGAAGATTAAAGGAACAGTCCCGGACAACCACCCGGCCAGATACGCCCTTGTCGAGCTTGTAAACCTCCATGACCCCGGACTTACCTTTGAACCGATTCACCGAATAGTAAGAGGAGTTGACCCTGAGGAACTGCTTAAAAGGTTCAATGCAAGGATTATAGAATCTTCAGCCGGGGACCCAACTACCTGGCTTTCAGATATTAGCCACTCAATTGGCTTTATAACAAAAGACAGGCGGGGTGTCCTTGTCTTTGATGACCCGAAGCATGACCTGGAGGTCGAGACTCTTGACGAGGTTATTGACGCTTATCCGGTTGAATATGAACACGACCCTGAGGTGGTTGAGAAACTCGGTAAAGAGCCTGCAAGTGTTGGCTTTTTCCTCCCGGCCTTAAAGAGAAGCGAATTCTTTGCTCTCATAAAAAAGAAGGGAATTCTCCCGAGAAAGTCCTTTTCCCTTGGAAAGGAAAACGAGAAAAGGTACTATATTGAAGCGAGAAGGATTATGCAGTAA